DNA from Synechococcus elongatus PCC 6301:
GCTGCTCAGACAGGATTTCGCCCTGCAGGTTCAGGCTGGTAAAGCTGCCTCGCCACTCACCTACATTTTCCAGCAAGCAATTCCAGACCGATTTCATATTTGCATCGCCTTGCAAGGTGAGTTACGCCGAAGCAATCGGGCTTTATAGGGGTACAGTCACCGACTAACAACCACTATGAAACGAGAAGGGGTTCCCTCATTGACCGCCGATCAAGAAGCAGAGCTTCAACACATTCTCCAAGAGATTGATCGGGACTTTCTCAGTGACGGCAGAATCAACTTGCAAAAGGCACGGGCAATCGTGCAGCTTTCGCAGCAACTAGCACCCGTACAAGCTGAAGTGCTCTACCGGATCCGCCAAGCCATTCGCGAGCGCTGGGGGGATCGCCTAGACGTGGAATTCGAGGATTAAAGCTTCAGAGCGGGCTGCGGGAATCGAACCCGCATCATTAGCTTGGAAGGCTAAGGTTTTACCACTAAACTAAGCCCGCTGGCAGATTTCACAATATCATGCGGCGATAACAGTGTTGAGTGGGCTGACATACCCTCAACTGTGCTGCAAGAGGATGGCACTATGGCGATCGCCCGTTCTCAAGGCTGGCTGAGGGGCGTCCACCACGTTGCGCTACATGTGCAAGATCTAGCGCGATCGCGGCAGTTTTACGGCGAGATTTTAGGACTAGCGGAGCTGACAGATGATCAGGTTCCTAGTACGCTGCGACCGCTGGTTGAGGCCGGTCAGGTTGCCAACTTTCGGCTACCAGATGGCGTGATTTTGGACCTGTTCGCAGCACCAAAACTGCAGCCGCCTGACCCCGACCCTAGCCAAGAATTTACCCGCTTTGCCCATCTGGCCTTCGACATTGCGCCCGAGCAATTTGATGCGGCCGTGCAAATTCTCCAAGAGCAGAATGTCGCGATCGCCCAAGGGCCAGTCAGCCGTCCGACCGGTCGCGGTGTCTATTTTTACGACCCTGATGGCACCCTGTTAGAAATTCGCTGCGACCCTTCATGATTCCTCAACTCGACCTACGCACCAAACTCAGCTTCGGAGTTGGTGACTTTGGCACAGCAGTCATGGCGAATTTGCAGGTTTTCTTCCTGCTCTTTTTTCTAACGACGGTAGCGGGCTTGGATGCCGCTTGGGCCGGCAGCATCCTGATGATTGGCAAGGTTTGGGATGCCGTCAATGACCCCTTGATTGGCTGGTTGAGCGATCGCACCAAGAGTCGCAACTGGGGCCGCCGCTACCCTTGGATGCTCTGGGCTGCTATTCCCCTCGGACTCACTTTTTACTTGCAGTGGATTGTTCCGACTCAGAATCCAACTTGGCTCTTTATTTTCTATGTCGTGGTTGCACTGCTGTTTAACAGCTTCTACACAGCGGTTAACTTGCCTTACACCGCCCTGACGCCGGAGCTGACCCAGGACTACAACGATCGCACAAAACTCAACAGCTTTCGCTTTAGCTTTTCGATTGGCGGCAGTATCCTCTCGCTCTTGCTCGCTCAGGCAATTTTTAGCCTCATTCCCAATCCACAAGAACAGTACCAATGGCTAGGGGCGATCGCAGCGATCGCGTCAGTCCTTCCCGTCTTTATCTGTGTTTGGGGCACCCGTCGTCGCTATCAGTTCATGCAGCCGTTGGTCGAAACCACTCTACCGCCACGCCAATCGATTGCCGAAGAATTGCAGGTCGTCAAAGGCAATAAACCATTCTTATTTGTGATTGGCCTTTACCTCTGCTCTTGGCTAGCCGTGCAAGCGACAGCCTCCGTGATTCCCTACTTTGTCCGCTACTGGATGCGATTGCCCGACCCCGATCTCACTTCAGTGATGTTGGCAGTGCAGGGCACCGCGTTAGTCACTCTTTTTGGCTGGAGTTGGCTGAGCAATCGCATTGGCAAACAGGCCGTTTATTACTGGGGTACCGGCTTATGGCTAATCGCCCAAGTCGGCCTGTTTGTTCTGCAACCCAACCAAGTGGGTCTGATGTATGTCATGGCGATCTTGGCCGGTTGTGGTGTTTCCGTGGCTTACCTGATTCCTTGGTCAATGCTGCCGGATGTGATCGAATGGGATGAGCTGCAAACGGGTCAGCGCCGCGAGGGGATTTACTACGGCTTCATGGTCTTTTTGCAAAAACTCGCACTGGCGTTGGGTTTATTTATCGTTGGCCAAGCGCTGTCGCTCGCTGGTTTGATTCCCGGTGACTCAACCGTTGTTCAACCTGACAGCGCCCTCTGGGCAATTCGAGTCGCAGTTGCACCCTTCCCCACACTCTGTCTGATTTTGGGAATCCTCTGCGCCAAGGGCTATCCGATTACCCGCGATCGCCACGAAGCCATGCTCTTACAACTTGCCGAACGGCGATCGCAGGTCTAGAAACCTTTTCACCGCTGGGGCACCCGCGATCGGCGACAGCAAGCAGCCCTCAGCCGTAGACCTATGTGGCACGATCGACGCAGTGGATTGAGCCTGTAGCCCGTGGTCAAAATTGTTCGGCGGCGTTCCTTGGGTGTGCAACCCGTCTACGACCTTGGCGTGGCAACCGTACATAACTTTGTGCTGGCCAATGGCCTTGTGGCCTCCAACTGCTTCAACAAGAGCCACTCCACCGCCTATGGCTACGTCACCTTCCAGACGGCTTACCTCAAGGCCAACTTTCCTGTCGAATACATGGCGGCGCTGCTGACCGTCAACAGTGGCAATGCCGACAAGGTGCAGAAATACATCGCTAACTGCGCGGCCATGGGGATCGAAGTCCTGCCGCCAGACATTAACCGTTCGGGCGTGGACTTTACCCCCACCGGCGATCGCATTCTGTTCGGCCTTTCGGCAATTCGCAACTTGGGTTTGGGCGCGATCGAGTCGATTTTGGCGGCCCGAGACGTAGGCGGCCCATTTCTATCGCTGGCGGATCTCTGCGATCGCGTAGATACGGGGTCGCTCAACCGCCGCGCTATGGAATCTTTGATTCACGCCGGCGCCCTCGATGTCCTAGAAACCGGGGCCAACCGTCAGCAGCTCGTCGCTGATCTCCCACTAGTTATCGATTGGGCCAACAGCCGAGCCAAGGACCGCGCCAGTGGCCAAGGCAATTTGTTCGACATGCTGGGCAGTAACGACAGCAACAGCAGCCCGCTGGACACCGCGCCTAAAGCGCCTGCCGTTCCCGACTATTCCCCCGACGAAAAGCTCAAGCTGGAAAAAGAGCTGCTGGGTTTTTATCTCTCCGATCATCCACTCAAAGTGGTGCAAGAACCGGCGCGACTCCTCGCCCCCGCCAGCATTAGTGACTTAGAAGACTACTGCGATCGCGGTCTGATCAGCACGATCGCTCTACTAACAGAAGTCAAACCCGTCGTCACCAAAAAGGGCGATCGCATGGCGATTTTGCGGATCGAAGACCTGAGCGGCAACACCGAAGCCGTCGTCTTCCCGCGCAGCTACGAACGCATTGGCCACTACATCGAAGCGGATGCCCGCTTGATGCTTTGGGGCAAGGTCGATCGCCGCGACGACCAAGTGCAATTCATCATCGAAGATGCCGAGCCGATCGACCATGTCCGCCTCGTCTTGGTTGAACTGAGCGTCGAGCAAGCCAGCGACATCGTCCAGCAGCAACGCCTCAAGGAACTGCTGTTGCAGCAGAAACGCGAAGAGGAGCGATCGAAGGTGCCTGTCGTCGCAGTGATTCAAGCCGGCAGCGATCGCTACTTCGTCCGCTTGGGCGCCCAATTCCGCGTTGAGGATCCAGAGGAGGCTGTGGAAGCACTGCAAGCCGCTGATTTTCAAGCCCGCGCCGAAGCCCTCTTGTCGCCAGCCTAGGCCAACCACCCCACACAGCGATCGCGGTTGACCCTCAGAGAGCCATTTCTGGGGGTTTCTTGTTTAGTATCCCAAACTACTAAATGCAACAAAGACTGTCATCTACTTAACAGTTCTTTGAAGCAAAAAGGCTGAATTTTCTCCTTTTAGAGAAACTTTAGAAAAATCGCTGTTGTCCTTT
Protein-coding regions in this window:
- a CDS encoding MFS transporter yields the protein MIPQLDLRTKLSFGVGDFGTAVMANLQVFFLLFFLTTVAGLDAAWAGSILMIGKVWDAVNDPLIGWLSDRTKSRNWGRRYPWMLWAAIPLGLTFYLQWIVPTQNPTWLFIFYVVVALLFNSFYTAVNLPYTALTPELTQDYNDRTKLNSFRFSFSIGGSILSLLLAQAIFSLIPNPQEQYQWLGAIAAIASVLPVFICVWGTRRRYQFMQPLVETTLPPRQSIAEELQVVKGNKPFLFVIGLYLCSWLAVQATASVIPYFVRYWMRLPDPDLTSVMLAVQGTALVTLFGWSWLSNRIGKQAVYYWGTGLWLIAQVGLFVLQPNQVGLMYVMAILAGCGVSVAYLIPWSMLPDVIEWDELQTGQRREGIYYGFMVFLQKLALALGLFIVGQALSLAGLIPGDSTVVQPDSALWAIRVAVAPFPTLCLILGILCAKGYPITRDRHEAMLLQLAERRSQV
- a CDS encoding VOC family protein; translation: MAIARSQGWLRGVHHVALHVQDLARSRQFYGEILGLAELTDDQVPSTLRPLVEAGQVANFRLPDGVILDLFAAPKLQPPDPDPSQEFTRFAHLAFDIAPEQFDAAVQILQEQNVAIAQGPVSRPTGRGVYFYDPDGTLLEIRCDPS
- a CDS encoding trans-splicing intein-formed DNA polymerase III subunit alpha C-terminal partner DnaE-C, whose product is MVKIVRRRSLGVQPVYDLGVATVHNFVLANGLVASNCFNKSHSTAYGYVTFQTAYLKANFPVEYMAALLTVNSGNADKVQKYIANCAAMGIEVLPPDINRSGVDFTPTGDRILFGLSAIRNLGLGAIESILAARDVGGPFLSLADLCDRVDTGSLNRRAMESLIHAGALDVLETGANRQQLVADLPLVIDWANSRAKDRASGQGNLFDMLGSNDSNSSPLDTAPKAPAVPDYSPDEKLKLEKELLGFYLSDHPLKVVQEPARLLAPASISDLEDYCDRGLISTIALLTEVKPVVTKKGDRMAILRIEDLSGNTEAVVFPRSYERIGHYIEADARLMLWGKVDRRDDQVQFIIEDAEPIDHVRLVLVELSVEQASDIVQQQRLKELLLQQKREEERSKVPVVAVIQAGSDRYFVRLGAQFRVEDPEEAVEALQAADFQARAEALLSPA